In one Nicotiana tomentosiformis chromosome 6, ASM39032v3, whole genome shotgun sequence genomic region, the following are encoded:
- the LOC104105724 gene encoding E3 ubiquitin-protein ligase ATL42-like — protein MYHSTMLVLAILQFLFLNIINKANGYTFQEMPSSQNAAANNFQPSIAVVIGVLSLMFCLTFLLLLYAKFCRRSPPPVHTTQIQDGLILPVTRSSSGIDKTIIESLPFFRFSLLKGSKDGLECAVCLSRFEDVEILRLLPKCKHAFHINCIDQWLEKHSSCPLCRHKVSAEDHSLLTYSNSFRFLRNQSELREDSNLELYVQREENGMNRSSRFSIGSISFKKSEKGVKEEELPIQENNIFDQTEEQDRVLLHKFNHRIVVSDVVLKHRWSNVSSSDLMFLNTEMINDMTSNRFSSSESRTNLESTSKVLRQNEKRAMSEILVCPRFENQFNTRNCNRENCGRSNNVKEERRKKIWLPIARRTVQWFANRERIRYVAWGSDAAKFPPMAEMFSRFPSPLWGPDPYE, from the coding sequence ATGTATCATTCAACTATGCTCGTTCTAGCAATCCTTCAATTCCTATTCTTAAACATTATTAATAAAGCCAATGGCTATACATTTCAAGAAATGCCATCTTCACAAAATGCAGCAGCTAACAATTTCCAGCCAAGTATTGCTGTTGTTATTGGTGTCCTCTCCCTTATGTTTTGCTTAACATTTCTCCTCCTCCTCTACGCCAAATTCTGTCGTAGATCGCCTCCTCCTGTCCACACTACGCAGATTCAAGATGGACTAATTCTACCAGTAACAAGAAGTTCCTCAGGTATAGATAAAACTATAATCGAATCACTTCCTTTCTTTAGATTCTCATTGCTCAAAGGTTCAAAAGATGGTCTTGAATGTGCTGTTTGTTTATCAAGATTCGAAGATGTAGAAATTCTTCGATTGTTACCAAAATGTAAACATGCTTTTCACATTAACTGTATTGATCAATGGCTTGAAAAACATTCAAGTTGTCCTCTTTGTAGACATAAAGTAAGTGCTGAAGATCATTCATTGTTAACATATTCAAATAGTTTTAGATTTTTAAGGAATCAATCTGAGCTGAGAGAAGATTCCAACTTGGAACTTTATGTACAAAGAGAGGAAAATGGTATGAATAGATCATCAAGATTCAGTATTGGGAGTATCAGTTTCAAGAAATCCGAAAAGGGTGTCAAAGAAGAAGAATTgccaattcaagaaaataatatttttgatcaAACAGAAGAACAAGACAGAGTATTACTACATAAGTTCAATCATAGGATTGTTGTTTCTGATGTTGTCTTAAAACATCGATGGAGCAACGTTAGTTCTTCGGATTTGATGTTTTTGAATACTGAAATGATAAATGATATGACAAGCAACAGATTTTCATCTTCAGAATCAAGAACCAATTTAGAAAGTACATCAAAAGTGTTAAGGCAAAATGAGAAAAGAGCGATGTCAGAAATTTTAGTTTGTCCAAGATTTGAaaatcaattcaatactaggaattgTAATAGAGAGAATTGTGGTAGATCAAATAATGTGAAGGAAGAAAGGAGGAAAAAGATTTGGCTTCCAATTGCAAGAAGAACAGTTCAATGGTTTGCTAATAGGGAAAGAATAAGGTATGTAGCTTGGGGATCAGATGCGGCGAAATTCCCACCAATGGCTGAGATGTTCAGTCGATTCCCTTCCCCTTTGTGGGGTCCCGACCCCTACGAGTGA